In one Bombyx mori chromosome 22, ASM3026992v2 genomic region, the following are encoded:
- the LOC692931 gene encoding chromatin modifying protein 1b → MSSSAMEKHLFNLKFAVKELERNSKKCEKEEKLEKEKAKKAIQKGNMEGARIHAENAIRQKNQALNYLRMSARVDAVSSRVQTALTTRKVTNSMAGVVKAMDAAMKSMNLEKISTLMDKFESQFEDLDVQSSYMENAMSQTTTTTVPQGDVDNLLQQVADEAGLELNMELPSGVPSTSIGTATVVSQEQDELTQRLARLRQAE, encoded by the exons ATGTCATCCTCCGCAATGGAAA aacatttatttaatttaaaatttgctgTGAAGGAGTTAGAACGCAATtcaaaaaaatgtgaaaaagaagaaaaactaGAAAAAGAGAAAGCTAAGAAAGCTATACAGAAAGGTAACATGGAGGGGGCACGAATACATGCAGAGAATGCGATTAGGCAGAAGAACCAAGCTCTCAACTACCTAAGGATGTCAGCGAGAGTTGATGCTGTTTCTAGCAGAGTTCAAACAGCATTAACAACTAGAAAG GTTACAAATTCAATGGCCGGTGTAGTAAAAGCAATGGATGCAGCAATGAAATCAATGAACTTAGAGAAAATTTCTACACTAATGGACAAGTTCGAGAGTCAGTTTGAGGATTTGGATGTCCAGTCGTCCTACATGGAGAATGCGATGTCACAAACTACGACAACTACAGTTCCCCAAGGAGACGTTGATAATTTACTTCAACAGGTTGCAGATGAAGCTGG gtTGGAGCTAAATATGGAACTTCCATCTGGTGTTCCGAGCACATCTATTGGTACCGCAACTGTTGTTTCCCAAGAACAAGACGAACTCACACAGAGACTTGCCAGGTTGAGACAAGCAGAATAA
- the LOC100037427 gene encoding eukaryotic initiation factor 4E-1, protein MSALSSQHETRDGDTSLQSESSPAIKHPLEHTWSYWLYTNKSKEWIHNLVELSTFATVEDYWCLYHYMKLPSELNHGQDYMIFKKGIQPTWEDPINEKGGRWIICESKSARNLDPLWLDLILLMIGENFEHPDLICGVVVNIKAKSKISLWTRGEDKQKNMKIGKTVKEKLNINRNISYFNHNTTSAKYFV, encoded by the exons atgtCTGCACTGTCCAGTCAACATGAG ACGCGAGATGGTGATACTAGTCTTCAATCCGAGTCCTCGCCAGCAATAAAACATCCTCTCGAGCACACTTGGAGCTACTGGCTTTACACAAATAAGAGTAAAGAATGGATACACAACTTGGTTGAATTATCAACATTCGCTACTGTagaagattactggtg TTTATACCACTACATGAAACTACCTTCAGAGTTAAACCATGGACAAGATTACATGATTTTTAAGAAAGGTATTCAGCCTACGTGGGAGGATCCGATTAACGAAAAGGGCGGACGTTGGATAATTTGCGAAAGCAAATCTGCGCGCAATCTTGACCCTCTGTGGTTGGATCTG aTCCTGCTGATGATCGGTGAAAATTTCGAACATCCCGATTTAATTTGCGGCGTTGTCGTCAATATTAAAGCGAAAAGCAAAATAT CATTATGGACACGTGGTGAAGACAAACAGAAAAATATGAAGATCGGCAAAACAGTAAAAGAGAAATTGAATATTAACAGAAACATCAGTTACTTCAATCATAATACTACATCTGcgaaatattttgtttag
- the LOC100037427 gene encoding eukaryotic initiation factor 4E-1 isoform X1 — translation MSALSSQHETRDGDTSLQSESSPAIKHPLEHTWSYWLYTNKSKEWIHNLVELSTFATVEDYWCLYHYMKLPSELNHGQDYMIFKKGIQPTWEDPINEKGGRWIICESKSARNLDPLWLDLILLMIGENFEHPDLICGVVVNIKAKSKICDIMDTW, via the exons atgtCTGCACTGTCCAGTCAACATGAG ACGCGAGATGGTGATACTAGTCTTCAATCCGAGTCCTCGCCAGCAATAAAACATCCTCTCGAGCACACTTGGAGCTACTGGCTTTACACAAATAAGAGTAAAGAATGGATACACAACTTGGTTGAATTATCAACATTCGCTACTGTagaagattactggtg TTTATACCACTACATGAAACTACCTTCAGAGTTAAACCATGGACAAGATTACATGATTTTTAAGAAAGGTATTCAGCCTACGTGGGAGGATCCGATTAACGAAAAGGGCGGACGTTGGATAATTTGCGAAAGCAAATCTGCGCGCAATCTTGACCCTCTGTGGTTGGATCTG aTCCTGCTGATGATCGGTGAAAATTTCGAACATCCCGATTTAATTTGCGGCGTTGTCGTCAATATTAAAGCGAAAAGCAAAATATGTGA CATTATGGACACGTGGTGA
- the LOC101742636 gene encoding spermine synthase has product MSVHNILLDFSIEAARLEDENGQKDIFGQLETLLKEYIPNLILATDIKLEDGSLKLLTGNKGTTVSVRMFDRGFITLNIEFYKGGNEESVIDHKTAKELESKIKKYISSIKSQTYIPLKRCLFGRYYPSSDGRLLEYDIDEVVFDQESPFQRVQIVHSKSLGNMLVLDDLQNISEADLIYTETLMQRNKENYEGKEIVILGGGDGALLYELLKENPKYVWMLEIDELVMNACNKHLNSICGDVLEKRKGPNYEIIVADCMITVNKFIKEGKKVDYIFGDLTDIPISDTVEGEIWEFMITILKASFRILRSSGKFMTHGNGATSGESLQLYEQELSKLDPPVAFQRSMAFVPSFFEDWIFYQITFKDKGTGDD; this is encoded by the exons ATGTCAGTTCACAATATCTTATTGGATTTCTCGATTGAAGCGGCCCGTCTGGAAGATGAAAACGGCCAAAAAGATATCTTTGGACAATTGGAAACTCTATTAAAAGAATATATACCAAATTTGATCCTAGCCACCGACATAAAATTGGAAGATGgttcattgaaattattaacCGGTAATAAAGGAACGACTGTATCCGTTAGGATGTTTGACCGAGGTTTCATtactttaaatattgaattttacaaGGGCGGAAATGAGGAGTCCGTGATCGATCACAAG ACTGCCAAAGAACTTGaaagcaaaattaaaaaatatatttctagtatAAAGTCACAAACATATATTCCACTAAAGAGATGTTTGTTTGGTAGATATTATCCTAGTTCAG ATGGACGTCTCCTCGAATATGATATTGATGAAGTTGTATTTGATCAAGAATCTCCATTCCAAAGAGTTCAAATTGTTCATTCTAAGTCATTAGGAAACATGTTAGTGCTGGATGATTTACAAA atatcTCAGAAGCTGATCTAATTTACACTGAAACTTTGATGCAGAGAAACAAGGAGAATTATGAAGGAAAGGAAATTGTCATACTCG GAGGGGGCGACGGCGCGCTGCTGTACGAGCTGCTAAAAGAGAATCCGAAGTACGTGTGGATGTTGGAAATCGATGAACTAGTCATGAACGCCTGCAACAAGCACCTCAACTCCATCTGCGGCGACGTACTCGAGAAACGCAAGGGACCTAACTATGAG ATAATCGTCGCCGACTGCATGATCACCGTCAACAAGTTCATAAAGGAGGGCAAGAAAGTTGACTACATCTTCGGCGACCTCACCGACATCCCCATCTCCGACACCGTAGAGGGAGAAATCTGGGAATTCATGATCACCATCCTCAAAGCTTCCTTCAGAATATTACGGTCTTCTGGGAAGTTTATGACGCAC GGGAACGGTGCGACATCCGGCGAGTCCTTGCAACTGTACGAACAAGAGTTATCCAAACTCGATCCTCCGGTCGCCTTCCAAAGGAGCATGGCGTTCGTGCCTTCATTCTTCGAGGACTGGATCTTCTACCAAATCACTTTCAAAGACAAAGGAACTGGAGATGATTAA
- the LOC100862827 gene encoding akirin protein isoform X1, producing MACATLKRNLDWESKAQLPTKRRRCSPFAASPSTSPGLKTSESKPSSFGESVSAPVKITPERMAQEIYDEIKRLHRRGQLRLANGSAASCSSSSGSEGDCSPPHQSAHGPQRARTRALFTFKQVRMICERMLHDQEVALRAEYESVLSTKLAEQYEAFVRFNLDQVQRRPPPSTCMSLGMDAEHMHQDLVPSCEYLLQSCPFTQALARGYHLVLCFVKKCYFKKMVLPLLLRFGPLMLTSCTR from the exons ATGGCGTGTGCTACATTAAAAAGAAATCTGGATTGGGAGTCTAAGGCGCAATTACCTACAAAGAGAAGAAGATGTTCACCATTTGCAGCAAGTCCAAGCACAAGTCCTGGGTTAAAAACATCAGAATCGAAACCATCTTCATTTGGAGAATCCGTTAGTGCACCTGTGAAAATTACCCcag AACGCATGGCACAAGAGATTTATGATGAGATTAAACGACTGCATAGACGTGGACAGCTGCGCCTGGCCAACGGCTCTGCTGCATCATGCTCATCATCAAGTGGATCCGAAGGAGACTGTTCACCGCCTCATCAATCAGCTCATGGCCCACAACGTGCCCGCACTCGTGCACTATTCACTTTTAAACAG GTTCGTATGATCTGTGAGCGAATGCTCCATGATCAGGAGGTGGCTCTACGTGCTGAGTATGAGTCTGTACTCAGCACCAAGCTTGCTGAACAGTATGAAGCCTTTGTGAGGTTCAACCTGGATCAg GTGCAGCGCCGACCCCCGCCCAGCACGTGCATGTCGCTCGGTATGGACGCCGAACACATGCACCAGGACCTCGTACCCAGCTGTGAGTATTTGTTACAAAGTTGTCCTTTTACACAAGCTCTTGCCCGTGGATACCATTTGGTTCTCTGCTTTGTGAAAAAATGTTACTtcaaaaaaatggttttacctTTGTTATTGAGGTTTGGGCCTCTTATGTTAACTTCATGTACAAggtga
- the LOC100862827 gene encoding akirin protein (The RefSeq protein has 1 substitution compared to this genomic sequence) produces MACATLKRNLDWESKAQLPTKRRRCSPFAASPSTSPGLKTSESKPSSFGESVSAPVKITPERMAQEIYDEIKRLHRRGQLRLANGSAASCSSSSGSEGDCSPPHQSAHGPQRARTRALFTFKQVRMICERMLHDQEVALRAEYESVLSTKLAEQYEAFVRFNLDQVQRRPPPSTCMSLGMDAEHMHQDLDPSYLS; encoded by the exons ATGGCGTGTGCTACATTAAAAAGAAATCTGGATTGGGAGTCTAAGGCGCAATTACCTACAAAGAGAAGAAGATGTTCACCATTTGCAGCAAGTCCAAGCACAAGTCCTGGGTTAAAAACATCAGAATCGAAACCATCTTCATTTGGAGAATCCGTTAGTGCACCTGTGAAAATTACCCcag AACGCATGGCACAAGAGATTTATGATGAGATTAAACGACTGCATAGACGTGGACAGCTGCGCCTGGCCAACGGCTCTGCTGCATCATGCTCATCATCAAGTGGATCCGAAGGAGACTGTTCACCGCCTCATCAATCAGCTCATGGCCCACAACGTGCCCGCACTCGTGCACTATTCACTTTTAAACAG GTTCGTATGATCTGTGAGCGAATGCTCCATGATCAGGAGGTGGCTCTACGTGCTGAGTATGAGTCTGTACTCAGCACCAAGCTTGCTGAACAGTATGAAGCCTTTGTGAGGTTCAACCTGGATCAg GTGCAGCGCCGACCCCCGCCCAGCACGTGCATGTCGCTCGGTATGGACGCCGAACACATGCACCAGGACCTCGTACCCAGCT
- the LOC732913 gene encoding mRNA cap-binding protein eIF4E, translating to MAGNTTEEVEGSTTTETKTNSNAEVPPEFLIKHPLQNQWSLWFYDNDRNKTWEENLIELTTFDTVEDFWRLYHHIKLPSELRQGHDYAVFKQGIRPMWEDDANKMGGRWLISLEKKQRFTDLDRFWLDVVLLLIGENFENSDEICGAVVNVRPKVDKIAIWTADAMKQHATIEIGKKLKEQLGIHGKIGFQVHRDTMVKHSSATKNLYTV from the exons ATGGCTGGAAATACTACAGAAGAAGTAGAG GGGTCTACTACCACTGAAACGAAGACCAACAGTAACGCGGAGGTGCCCCCTGAATTTTTGATCAAGCACCCGTTACAAAACCAGTGGAGTCTCTGGTTTTACGACAATGACCGAAACAAAACATGGGAGGAGAATCTTATTGAGTTGACTACATTCGACACAGTTGAAGACTTTTGGAG ATTGTACCATCATATTAAGCTACCGTCAGAACTTCGCCAAGGTCATGACTATGCAGTATTCAAGCAAGGCATTCGTCCTATGTGGGAAGACGATGCTAACAAGATGGGAGGAAGATGGCTTATCAGTCTTGAGAAAAAACAACGCTTTACTGATTTAGATAGGTTCTGGTTAGATGTG gttcttcttttaattgGTGAAAATTTCGAGAATTCAGATGAGATTTGTGGTGCTGTTGTTAATGTCAGACCAAAAGTAGATAAAATTG CTATTTGGACAGCTGATGCAATGAAGCAGCATGCGACTATTGAAATTGGGAAAAAACTGAAAGAACAGCTAGGGATACACGGCAAGATTGGTTTCCAAGTACACAGAGACACAATGGTTAAGCATAGTTCTGCGACCAAGAATCTATACACTGTTTAG